aGAATCTGGCAGAAGCGAAGGCACAAGGTAGGACCAGCCTGGcacagggggcggggggcggagtgTCGAGGTCTGCAGATGGAGGACCCAGCCAGGTTGGGGGTGGTGGGCACAGAGGTCCAAGCAGAGCAGTATGCAGCAGGGTGCtctggggggtgggctggggggccAGAAGGAGCCCACCTGGGGCTGGCCCAGGTCCTGGCTTTGCCTCTTGCACGGTGACCCCAATCACGTCTACAAGTCAGTCCCTGGAGCTGAGGCTCTAGAACCAGGGAGGCGCTGTTGAGGCTGTTTGGAGAGCGGTGTTGGGACAAAGGCCCGCGTGGGTCCTGCAGCCCAAGAGCCTGTCCTCTGCGGTCGCAGCTGCCCGGCTCCAGGCCTGGCCACTGCAGGGACTGTCCAGGGCTCTGACCAGCAGCCCGGTCCTGCAGGGTTCCAGCCTGCTGTCCCCATCCTAGCATGATGCTCTCAGTTGTCTGGCTCCAGCGTCCACTCCGACAGCCACTGCAGGCAGGAGGCCCGCTGCACCTCTGTCTCTGGGGGCGGTGGGGGCCGGCCTGGCCCAGGCAGGGGCGTGCAGGGGCTGCAGGGCCCGGGGCCTCCTTCTGAGGGCTCAGGGTCCGGGGCGGCCCGCAGGACCTGGACGAGCTCGTCCAGCGGCTGCAGCAGGGTATGAGGGCTCCAGCAGGCGTCGAGGGAGGGCACGAAGGGGTCGGGCGTGCAGGCCTCCACGCACTCAGTGCTTGTGGGGATGCGCAGGTAGAAAGCGTGCAGCATCATACGGAACGGCTGGTCCTCCTGGCCCGAGGCCTGGCCGTAGGTCAGGTCCCCCACGATGGGGTGGCCGAGGGCGCGGCAGTGTACGCGCAGTTGGTGCGTCCGGCCtttggggaggagagggggccGGTCAGGTGGGAGTACAGCCCCGTGCCCACCCCGAACCCGTTCATGTCATGCTCAGTGCTGTCCCTGAAGCTTCAGGCAGCCCCTGAGGACGTCAGACCTCCCTGTGCTTCATGCCACAAAGTCAGAGCCCAAAACATAAGCGACTTCTGGGACGCTGCTGGTGACGGCAGGGCCAAAGCAGCACCCAGTCAGGTGAGAACCCAGACCAGAGAGACCTCGTATGGGGCAAGAAGCTGTAGGCTCTGAGGTTGCGTGGGGGGCAGGAGTGAGCCTGGTCAGCATGCTGGGGGCTCCCGGGCAGGTTCCTCCCCTGCAGGGTGGGGACACTGTGGTGCCCTGTGCCGGGAGAGGCCGAGGCAGGACATGGtcagcagggagcaggggcccTGGGCACACATCCAGGACACACCTGTGAGGGGCTGCAGCAGCACTTTGGAGACTGGGTCGCCTGCATACAGCCCGTGTTCCAGGACCACCAGCTCTGTGAGGCTTGGTTTTGGGTTCTCACAACCTGAGGGGAGCGAGGCAAGTTCAGAGAGATGGCTGGGCCAGCTCCAGGGCTGAGTCCACCGCAGCCCGGTCACGTGCCCCGGTTGCCCCAGCTCATCCAGGGTCCCCACTGGACGGCTGTGTCcctggctcccccaccccctgtccTCTGTACCCTGTGTGCCTTCAATGCACATGGTGTGGGTCCGGCCTTCTGTGCTGTTCTTGCCGATGGAGTAGCTGATGGTCATCCGGCTCTCCTGGACGTGCCCCCGCACCTGCCAGGCAGGAGGTCACACGCTGCTCATGGGGTCACCCGCCACTGCTGGGAAGCCCACCTGACATCCACAGCCTACCAAAGTGGATAGAGGGTTGGAGTCTCCTGCCCCAAGGACCAGCCTGGCCTTACCAGAGCCAGATAAGCCTTGGTCACTCGCCGGTCCTTGAAGCACCTGTATGCACTGCCTGCGGCCGCCTTGTTCAAAGCCACACAGAGTGCCCCGCTGGTGGAGAAGTCCAGTTGGTGGCAGAACCTAGCATGGGGCAGAGGCTCAGTGGTGGCTGGGTTGGGGgctgcttcccccacccccggtGGAGGCCACTGTGGGTACCTGAACCCGTAGTAGGTGTCGGGGTCGGCCAGCTCCGGGAAGCGGTGCCGCAGCTGCTTCTGGAGGGTCAGCGTCTCCCGCCAGGCTTTGCTGTCGATGCGCACGTCCCAGTGCTTGTTCACCACCAGGAAGTCACGGCTCCGGTATACGACACACAGGTTCTCCACACTGCCTGGCTCCATGGTGGCTGCAATGCGGGGCAAGTGCGTGGAGCGGGGTTACGGGCTGCCCAGCCCGCatcacagccctgcccacctggCCTGAACACCCCTGCTCCCCAGGGCCGTCAGTCTGAAGCCACTGACGCTGTCAGGTAAGCTTGTAGACCGACCGTGTGCCTGCACTCCCAACCTCTGAGTGGGATGAGCAGGGCGTCTACTGGTTGGGGGCTCTGGCCAGGAGCAGGCAAGCTAGTGGTGCCCTGAACTCTGGCTGTGGGGCGGTCCTGCCCAGACCCGGGCCTGGGGGGATAAgcagccctgccctccagcccGCTCCCACGGATTCTTCCCGAGGCGGGCCACACACACGTGATAGTGGCCTTTTCCTGAGTGGGGCGGGTACAGAGCAGGAGACGGGGCCCTCTCTCGCCCACGGAGACGCCCCCTGCTCCCCTCCGCGGAACTCTCGCCTCCTCTCATGGACACCGGCGGAGGGGTGCCCGGCGGACTCCCGATGCAAATCCTTCCCGTGCCCCTGCCCACTCCGGGATCGACCTGCAGCTGGGCTGCGCCGTCCGGGCTCCCGATGCCGTGGCCTGTCCCTGGTTCCCGCACTCGCGTCCCGCGCCTCGTGGCCCAGTGGTCCCGGAGCAATAACTCAGACCACAGAGGCGCGCCTGGCTGGGCCCGGCCTGCGCTCTCAGCCCCGCCCACGCCCCGCCCACGGCACGGACGGGCGGTCCATCTGACCAATGGAGGCCGCCCGGGTCCCGCGGCTCCCCCTCTGGCGTCAGGACTCGGCCCCGCCCAGCGTGCGCGCGCAGCCCCGCCCACTCCCCGCCCTTCCTCCTGGCCAATGGAGAGCGCCGCCGGGCACGCCGGCTGTTGATTGGTGGTGCCGGGTCGCTGGGGGCGGGAGCGGCGCGCGGGGCGCGGGAGGTTCGGAGCCGGGTCCCCGCGGCGGGCGGCTGTGCGGCCCGCAGCCATGGAGGACTACGAGCGAGAGCTGTACGGCGTCGAGGACGATTTCGACAACCAGTTCGCGGCCGAGCTCGAGGTGCTGGCCGAGCTGGAAGGTAGGCGCGGGCATCGCCGCGGCCTCGTCCCAGGTAGCTTGACGGAAGCCTGGCCCTCCCGGGGAGTCCAGGAGGGCTGCTCCGAGGGCCGCGCAGGGGCGAGGCCGCAACCCCCTTGGAGAGAGCAGGGCCCTGCAGCGGCGCTGGCCGCGAGGGCTGTGGCTGTGTGTGCAGAAGAGCTGCCCCGGATGACTGCTGTGGGCCTTCCTTCCGCAGGGACAGCCGCCCTATCGCCTTCCAGGGACCCCCAGCCCACTGTGGGCCGGCCCCGCCTGACGTTCGAGGAGGCCATTGCTGGAGGGGAGACTGCCATTCACTGCTCTCCAGGCGGACCTCCAAGAAGCAGCAAGGGCAGTGTCAGAAAGAGGCAGCTGGCTTCTGACATCCAGGGGGACAGATACCTGCCCCCTAGTACGTTTCTGGGGCCCAGGGCATAGGGGTGGGGTGCAAGGCTGGGGAAGGCCCTCTATTCCTTCCATGTGTCTCCCCAGCTCCCCAAATCAAACGGTCCAGGCTGCAGGCTGTCAGGAGACTGAACTTTAGGTcggaggagatggaagagatgacGCCTCCTGACTCCCCGACTCTGGACATCACTCCCCCACCAAGTCCTGAGATACCTGATGAGCTGTGGGGCGAGGGGTGTGTAAATTGGGGCAGAGGCATCTCTGGGGGCCTTGGAAGGATCCCATTCCTCCAACAAGGTCTTGGGGCCTGGGGCAGGTCTGGGTCCATGGCTTTTCCCTGAGGATCCCACAATTGTGGTTCCCTCCCAGGCCTTTAGACGCCGGGGCTGATGCGGGTCTCACTCAGGCCTCGCTGGCCACCCACAATCCTGTCTTGCGGCGGCCCCCAGTCTTGGAAGACTATGTCAATGTGACCTCCACGGATGGCGACCGGGCCTTTCTGGTTCTTCGGGCTGACCCAGTGGGCACTGGGGTGCAGGTGGGTGCCGTGCAGCCACGAGCTGGTACATGGACATCATATGCCCACTTGGACTCCGGGCACCCTTCTAGAGGTCCACCCTGCCTCTGGTCTTGCATTCGGGAGGGccaccttctttctcctcctcctccatcttttttctcccccttttctcctcttttttctaccttttccttCACCCTCCTCCTTAGATCTGCTGCCATCCCAGTGACCCCTTGGGGTCTGTGGCGAGAAGGGGCTCCTTGTGGCTGTGGGTGCTAGGGAATGCCACATGGATCCCTGAGCACCGCTGGGAGGGAGCTGTGGCAACCCCATAACTAGAAGGGAGTGACTGCTGCCTGTTTTCCCCCGCAGAGCCCTTTCCGTGACACCCGGTGGCGTGGCCGTGGCCAGCTGGACCTGCTGGGCGTGCCTTTTGCCTCCCTGAAGGAGAAGGTCGACAGCGAGGTGGGGGCTGCTGGGGTTttctgggaggggaggggtggctcCAGGGTGACTGGTGGCTGAGCTGCTTTGATTTAATTTGCACAGCGGCGGCAGCGACTGCTGGAAGAGGCCCAGCGGCTCTCAGACACGCTGT
The sequence above is drawn from the Cervus canadensis isolate Bull #8, Minnesota chromosome 32, ASM1932006v1, whole genome shotgun sequence genome and encodes:
- the RPUSD1 gene encoding RNA pseudouridylate synthase domain-containing protein 1, coding for MEPGSVENLCVVYRSRDFLVVNKHWDVRIDSKAWRETLTLQKQLRHRFPELADPDTYYGFRFCHQLDFSTSGALCVALNKAAAGSAYRCFKDRRVTKAYLALVRGHVQESRMTISYSIGKNSTEGRTHTMCIEGTQGCENPKPSLTELVVLEHGLYAGDPVSKVLLQPLTGRTHQLRVHCRALGHPIVGDLTYGQASGQEDQPFRMMLHAFYLRIPTSTECVEACTPDPFVPSLDACWSPHTLLQPLDELVQVLRAAPDPEPSEGGPGPCSPCTPLPGPGRPPPPPETEVQRASCLQWLSEWTLEPDN